From the Patescibacteria group bacterium genome, one window contains:
- a CDS encoding thioredoxin family protein — protein MVLTQSFQKLNRGDKAPEFSLKGVDNKTHSLSDFAGKEGLLVLFMCNHCPYVKAKMDTIVKLHEKWGDKIAIVGINSNDPEYQGEGMDNMKAFFKERNMKFPYLLDETQEVAKAYGATCTPDPFLFDKSQKLVFHGRIDDALEPGQEAGENTMDENIAKLLSQKEISDELKPSMGCSIKWLQS, from the coding sequence ATGGTACTCACGCAATCTTTTCAAAAACTGAATAGGGGAGACAAGGCGCCAGAGTTTTCTTTAAAAGGAGTAGATAATAAGACCCACTCTTTGTCTGATTTTGCTGGCAAGGAAGGTCTTTTGGTTTTGTTTATGTGTAATCACTGTCCGTACGTGAAGGCAAAGATGGATACCATAGTGAAGTTGCATGAGAAATGGGGAGACAAGATTGCGATTGTCGGTATTAACAGCAACGACCCAGAATATCAGGGTGAGGGCATGGACAACATGAAGGCATTTTTCAAAGAGAGGAACATGAAGTTTCCCTATCTTTTGGATGAAACCCAGGAAGTGGCAAAGGCATATGGGGCTACCTGTACGCCAGACCCCTTTTTGTTCGATAAGAGCCAAAAGCTTGTGTTCCACGGCAGGATTGATGATGCTTTAGAACCGGGGCAGGAAGCAGGAGAGAACACCATGGATGAGAATATTGCAAAGCTTCTATCTCAAAAAGAAATATCAGACGAACTCAAGCCCTCCATGGGCTGCTCTATTAAATGGCTCCAATCATGA
- a CDS encoding DUF427 domain-containing protein encodes MKALFNGKVIAKSSDTVVVEGNHYFPPESLQKEYFKDSETQYTCPWKGEARYYHLFVDGKDLKDGAWEYPNPKEAAQKIAGYIAFDPEVEITEE; translated from the coding sequence ATGAAAGCTCTTTTTAATGGCAAGGTGATAGCGAAAAGCAGTGATACGGTTGTAGTGGAAGGAAACCACTACTTTCCTCCAGAATCTTTGCAAAAAGAGTATTTTAAGGACAGTGAGACCCAGTACACCTGTCCCTGGAAAGGGGAGGCTCGATACTATCATCTTTTTGTTGATGGCAAGGACTTAAAAGATGGGGCATGGGAATACCCAAATCCCAAGGAAGCCGCACAAAAGATTGCAGGTTACATCGCCTTTGACCCCGAGGTTGAGATAACCGAAGAATAG
- a CDS encoding TIGR00730 family Rossman fold protein: MTQKKLIKEIHKSGQICLPAATLGKLMNLPPERVGGMRLTRITQEFAKGFHFLKNYGKSATFFGSARCVAGDKHYEEAKKLASLLVKDDFAIITGGGPGIMEAANKGASEAGGQSAGINIQLDHTQNVNPYVKRSISLNYFFARKVMLAFASEVYIFFAGGFGTLDEFFEMTTLVQTRKIDPIPIILVGKEYWSPLLTWIKKDVYEKRRNIDKEDMKIYRLVKDAKEAHRVIKRLVKGDIIRTQL, encoded by the coding sequence ATGACACAAAAAAAGCTCATTAAAGAGATTCATAAATCAGGGCAAATTTGTTTGCCGGCTGCAACCTTGGGAAAATTGATGAATCTTCCCCCCGAGCGAGTAGGGGGCATGCGTTTAACCCGCATTACCCAAGAGTTTGCCAAGGGATTTCACTTTCTTAAAAACTACGGCAAGTCAGCCACTTTTTTTGGGTCAGCAAGATGCGTTGCGGGAGATAAGCACTACGAGGAAGCAAAGAAGCTTGCCTCCTTGCTTGTAAAAGACGACTTTGCCATTATTACGGGAGGGGGGCCCGGCATTATGGAGGCAGCCAACAAGGGGGCATCTGAAGCCGGTGGGCAAAGTGCCGGCATTAACATTCAACTAGACCATACCCAGAACGTGAACCCGTATGTGAAGAGATCCATTTCTTTAAACTACTTTTTTGCAAGAAAAGTAATGCTTGCCTTTGCTTCTGAGGTGTACATCTTTTTTGCGGGAGGGTTTGGCACCTTAGATGAGTTTTTTGAGATGACTACCCTTGTTCAAACAAGAAAGATTGACCCCATTCCCATTATCTTGGTGGGAAAAGAGTACTGGAGCCCTTTGCTTACATGGATTAAGAAGGACGTGTATGAAAAAAGAAGGAATATAGACAAAGAGGATATGAAAATCTACCGCCTTGTGAAAGATGCCAAGGAGGCCCACCGAGTTATCAAACGTCTGGTGAAAGGGGATATTATACGCACTCAGCTTTAA
- a CDS encoding MFS transporter, protein MRDKTPNFFLIYLSVFVSVVAFSMVFPLLPIYAKHFEASNITIGLLAASFAFSQLLFSPFWGILSDRFGRKPIILLGLLGLSLSFLMFAFAANLTALFLFRFIQGIFSGAIMPSARAYVADVTSKEERIKAMGKIGAFLALGIILGPAIGGFLAQESLVLPFFAAAVVAALNLILMFFLLPESLKEKRYYKITIRLAWISLPRIWQGLRSSLTPLFLLAFVWSFILSNNQVNVPLLGVEKLSLDTGAIGLGFALMGLVSAITQFFLLSRITKTLGQHATIAGGLVLMALSFIVMPFLPNQVSLFYLVMASAGFGSAVARPVITALITKETTEPQGITLGTSSAFESLGRLLGPLLGGFLFVFGPQVPFLFSGTVTILMVFFVWRYTHFLKQGHTY, encoded by the coding sequence ATGAGGGATAAAACCCCCAACTTTTTTTTGATTTACCTCTCTGTGTTCGTGAGCGTGGTTGCTTTTTCTATGGTTTTTCCCCTGCTCCCGATATATGCAAAGCACTTTGAGGCTTCTAATATTACGATTGGATTGCTGGCTGCCTCCTTTGCCTTCTCGCAGCTTCTATTCTCTCCTTTCTGGGGAATTCTATCTGATAGGTTCGGAAGAAAACCAATCATCCTGCTGGGTCTTTTGGGGTTGTCTTTGAGTTTTCTGATGTTTGCTTTTGCGGCCAATCTCACCGCCCTATTTTTGTTTAGGTTCATCCAAGGAATTTTTTCCGGGGCCATCATGCCCTCAGCCCGCGCCTACGTAGCTGACGTCACCTCAAAAGAAGAGCGGATAAAAGCCATGGGAAAGATAGGAGCATTTTTGGCTTTGGGAATCATCTTGGGCCCTGCCATTGGAGGTTTCCTGGCGCAAGAAAGTTTGGTACTTCCCTTTTTCGCCGCTGCTGTGGTGGCTGCCCTTAACTTGATACTCATGTTCTTTTTGCTCCCCGAGTCTCTAAAAGAAAAAAGATACTATAAGATAACCATACGCTTGGCTTGGATTTCCCTGCCCCGAATCTGGCAAGGCCTCCGGAGTTCCCTAACGCCTTTGTTCCTGCTTGCCTTTGTGTGGTCGTTTATCCTGTCCAACAATCAAGTGAACGTACCCCTTTTGGGAGTAGAAAAGCTCTCTTTGGATACCGGAGCCATTGGTCTTGGCTTTGCTTTAATGGGCCTGGTTTCTGCTATCACGCAGTTCTTCCTGCTTTCTCGCATTACCAAGACCCTTGGACAACACGCAACCATAGCAGGGGGCCTGGTGTTAATGGCTTTGTCTTTTATTGTAATGCCATTTTTGCCAAACCAGGTTTCCCTCTTCTATCTTGTAATGGCGAGCGCGGGATTTGGTTCTGCTGTTGCACGCCCTGTCATTACCGCCTTAATCACAAAAGAAACCACAGAACCTCAAGGAATTACCTTGGGCACCTCAAGTGCCTTTGAGAGCTTAGGACGACTCTTGGGTCCCCTGCTTGGTGGATTCCTGTTCGTGTTTGGACCACAAGTGCCCTTTCTCTTTTCCGGGACCGTTACCATCCTTATGGTGTTTTTTGTCTGGCGCTATACCCACTTTCTCAAACAAGGCCACACATATTAA
- a CDS encoding cell division FtsZ family protein — protein MAKKKPASSAGAPRRRKKKQRQKKAKQATPQKRRVSRVEPPEAVRKTKIRVIGIGGGGGSIVGEIAKSIGKVDFVSANTDLQAQKNLPRNVRGFVFGQEFTKGLGCGMDEKLGESAAKAEKDRIKKLVEGQDVCILVVSLGGGTGSGAAPVFAEAAKEAKCLTLGIFTMPFSFEGQKRREIADAALEKVVPLLNAYVLIPNENIFRIIDQKTPLRASFSAVNKRLAETLEGFIDTLSLPGLINIDFADFKTLLEGRGRLAYLNSVSMQGAPKAQLVLKEVLHNPLYDYGITGADRVVFNLTGDKTMKMQEVAEISKRISSFNIKARIIFGISFQPKYKDKLRIALFAIGCKEKEGTKEQERKKDAKVASAVPRRGGGKVTLKKPATKKQKKKTEEKKTPPPAPKNPRPQSGKVRRNALDLKKAQDRELKDLEKQERQWDIPSFLRNTRYQEDAS, from the coding sequence ATGGCAAAGAAGAAGCCCGCCTCTTCGGCGGGTGCGCCGAGGAGGCGCAAAAAAAAGCAGCGACAAAAAAAGGCAAAACAAGCAACCCCTCAAAAAAGGAGGGTTTCTCGGGTAGAGCCGCCAGAAGCTGTGCGAAAGACCAAGATTCGGGTCATTGGCATTGGAGGAGGTGGCGGCAGTATTGTAGGGGAGATTGCAAAGAGTATTGGAAAGGTAGATTTTGTTTCTGCAAACACTGATTTGCAAGCGCAAAAAAACCTGCCTCGGAATGTTCGGGGATTTGTGTTTGGCCAGGAGTTCACAAAGGGTCTGGGGTGCGGTATGGACGAAAAGCTGGGGGAGAGTGCAGCAAAGGCAGAAAAGGACAGGATAAAAAAGCTCGTGGAAGGACAGGACGTGTGCATCCTGGTTGTTTCTTTGGGCGGGGGTACTGGATCTGGTGCAGCTCCGGTGTTTGCTGAAGCAGCAAAGGAGGCTAAGTGTTTGACCTTGGGCATTTTTACCATGCCTTTTTCCTTTGAAGGGCAAAAAAGAAGAGAGATAGCAGACGCTGCTCTAGAAAAGGTTGTTCCCTTGCTCAATGCGTACGTCCTTATTCCCAATGAGAACATCTTTCGGATTATTGACCAAAAGACCCCGCTCAGAGCTTCTTTCTCAGCTGTAAACAAGAGATTGGCCGAAACCTTAGAAGGCTTTATTGATACCTTATCTTTGCCAGGACTTATCAACATTGACTTTGCCGACTTTAAAACTCTGCTGGAAGGCAGGGGACGCTTGGCGTATTTGAACTCTGTTTCAATGCAGGGTGCTCCCAAAGCCCAGCTCGTCTTAAAAGAAGTGTTACATAACCCGCTGTATGATTATGGCATTACCGGAGCTGACCGGGTGGTGTTCAACCTGACCGGGGACAAGACAATGAAAATGCAGGAGGTGGCCGAGATTTCAAAGCGCATCTCTTCTTTTAACATCAAGGCCCGTATCATCTTTGGCATTTCCTTTCAGCCAAAATACAAAGACAAGCTCCGTATTGCCTTGTTTGCCATAGGGTGCAAAGAAAAGGAAGGGACAAAGGAGCAAGAAAGAAAAAAGGACGCAAAAGTTGCCTCAGCGGTACCTCGCCGTGGAGGCGGGAAGGTTACTTTAAAGAAACCTGCAACAAAGAAGCAAAAGAAAAAAACCGAGGAGAAAAAGACTCCGCCCCCAGCTCCAAAAAACCCTCGCCCACAGTCTGGCAAGGTGAGAAGAAACGCTTTGGATTTGAAAAAAGCCCAGGACCGGGAATTAAAAGACCTAGAAAAGCAAGAGCGCCAGTGGGATATTCCTTCTTTTCTTCGCAACACCAGGTATCAAGAAGACGCCTCCTAA
- a CDS encoding UTP--glucose-1-phosphate uridylyltransferase, whose protein sequence is MAEITKAIVPIAGLATRFLPLSKALPKELLPVGLKPMVLYGLEELKAAGVKQVIFIVNSNKKQVADYVKRSFQLEKLLADRNQEELLKEVQELHKTLEGFSFTFVSVQKPLGDGHAVLQAKKLVGQEPCFVLYPDDIIEAKTAGCTQLAQVFRTSQKPVTALARLPKERLSSYGVVAVEKIAQRLYKIKKIVEKPEGETPSDLAIIGRRILTPEVFDYLKKAKPNKKGEVVLSEALGDMVRDGKIVYGYEIEGRWWEAGNKEDWLKTHLHYSLKDARVGKALQQFLKEEYKVL, encoded by the coding sequence ATGGCAGAGATCACCAAAGCGATAGTCCCCATTGCGGGTTTGGCAACGCGCTTTTTGCCGCTTTCCAAAGCCCTGCCAAAAGAACTCTTGCCCGTAGGTTTAAAGCCTATGGTGCTTTATGGCTTGGAGGAATTGAAGGCAGCGGGCGTTAAACAAGTCATCTTTATTGTGAACAGCAACAAGAAACAGGTTGCAGACTACGTAAAGCGATCTTTCCAACTAGAAAAGCTTTTGGCGGACAGGAACCAAGAGGAGCTGCTTAAAGAGGTGCAAGAGCTTCACAAGACCTTGGAAGGGTTCTCTTTCACCTTTGTTTCTGTGCAAAAGCCTTTAGGAGACGGCCACGCGGTGTTGCAGGCAAAGAAGCTTGTTGGCCAGGAACCCTGCTTTGTCCTGTACCCAGATGATATTATTGAGGCAAAGACCGCAGGATGCACTCAACTGGCCCAGGTATTTAGAACCTCCCAAAAGCCAGTGACTGCGCTAGCCCGCCTTCCCAAGGAACGCCTGTCTTCCTATGGAGTGGTTGCCGTAGAAAAGATTGCTCAGCGTCTCTACAAGATAAAAAAAATCGTTGAAAAACCAGAGGGAGAAACCCCCTCTGACCTCGCCATTATTGGGAGACGTATATTAACCCCAGAAGTGTTTGACTATTTGAAAAAAGCAAAGCCAAACAAGAAAGGGGAAGTGGTGCTGTCTGAAGCGTTGGGAGATATGGTCAGAGACGGAAAAATCGTGTATGGATATGAAATAGAGGGGAGATGGTGGGAAGCTGGCAACAAAGAGGATTGGTTAAAGACTCACCTCCATTATTCTCTTAAGGACGCTCGAGTAGGCAAAGCACTGCAGCAGTTTTTAAAAGAGGAGTATAAGGTACTATAA
- a CDS encoding aldehyde dehydrogenase, with translation MVKVAINGFGRIGRLFFRQVQELGDLKVVAINDLGDLENLSYLLQYDTVYGRFEKGLKGVKTFKEKDPAKLPWKKLGVDIVVEATGVFASYEKAKVHLKAGAKRVVITAPAKDEDGKEGRTVLCGVNEKEMAKFSITSNGSCTTNAASPVILVLSQNPGIQKAVLNTTHGYTATQSLVDGPSRSRDVRRGRAAAQNIIPSTTGAAVAVTRAIPQLKDKFDGIALRVPVVAGSIADITFLAKRKTTVKEINSILTKAASLPKWKGILKVTSDPLVSSDIVKEPYGAIVDLSLTRVVDGDLVKVLSWYDNEWGYVTTLVRHVKAAAKAL, from the coding sequence ATGGTGAAGGTAGCAATCAATGGTTTTGGGCGCATAGGCCGACTCTTTTTTCGTCAGGTACAAGAGTTAGGCGACCTTAAAGTTGTTGCTATCAACGACTTGGGGGATTTGGAGAATCTATCCTATCTTTTACAATACGATACGGTATATGGAAGGTTTGAAAAGGGGCTTAAGGGAGTTAAAACTTTTAAAGAGAAAGACCCTGCAAAGCTTCCCTGGAAAAAACTTGGGGTAGATATTGTTGTTGAGGCAACAGGCGTTTTTGCTTCCTATGAAAAGGCAAAGGTGCACTTAAAAGCCGGTGCAAAGCGCGTGGTGATTACGGCACCTGCAAAGGACGAGGACGGCAAAGAGGGGAGAACAGTGCTCTGTGGGGTGAATGAAAAGGAAATGGCAAAGTTTAGCATTACTTCAAATGGTTCTTGCACCACTAATGCAGCATCTCCTGTGATTTTGGTGTTGTCTCAAAACCCAGGGATTCAAAAAGCAGTGCTCAATACTACGCATGGATATACTGCAACGCAGAGCTTGGTGGATGGGCCAAGCCGCAGCAGAGATGTTCGGAGAGGAAGGGCGGCAGCCCAAAACATCATTCCCTCCACTACCGGAGCTGCAGTTGCCGTGACCCGGGCAATTCCTCAATTAAAGGATAAGTTTGACGGCATTGCCTTGCGGGTTCCCGTGGTTGCAGGAAGTATTGCAGACATCACCTTTCTTGCCAAGAGAAAGACAACGGTAAAGGAAATCAACAGCATTTTAACCAAGGCAGCCTCTTTACCTAAATGGAAAGGAATCTTAAAGGTGACCTCTGATCCCTTGGTTTCCTCTGACATTGTAAAAGAACCCTACGGAGCCATTGTGGACCTAAGCCTTACTAGGGTGGTGGATGGAGATTTGGTAAAGGTGCTTTCTTGGTACGATAACGAATGGGGGTATGTCACCACATTAGTCAGGCATGTGAAAGCAGCAGCAAAAGCATTATGA
- a CDS encoding inorganic diphosphatase, with protein sequence MEIKVFVEIPKGSRNKYEQDEKTGEIVLDRALYGEEIFPFDYGFIPGTRGEDGDPLDVVLLVTNPTFPGCVVRAEIIGYLEMEDESGIDNKVLAVPAKKLDPRWEHVRDIGDLTEEQKQEVRDFFENYKKLEPGKWVKLKEFKPKAEAEQLIQEAKERLGKKQA encoded by the coding sequence ATGGAAATTAAAGTATTTGTAGAGATACCCAAGGGTTCAAGAAACAAGTATGAGCAAGATGAAAAGACAGGCGAAATCGTCTTGGACAGGGCATTGTATGGCGAGGAGATTTTTCCGTTTGACTACGGCTTTATTCCGGGAACGAGAGGGGAAGACGGAGATCCTTTAGATGTTGTTTTACTTGTGACTAACCCAACTTTTCCTGGGTGCGTGGTAAGGGCAGAAATCATTGGATATCTTGAGATGGAGGATGAATCTGGCATTGACAATAAGGTGCTTGCGGTTCCCGCAAAGAAGCTTGACCCCAGGTGGGAGCACGTTCGAGACATTGGGGATTTAACAGAAGAGCAAAAGCAGGAAGTCAGAGATTTCTTTGAGAACTACAAGAAACTGGAGCCCGGAAAATGGGTAAAGCTAAAGGAGTTTAAGCCAAAAGCAGAGGCAGAACAATTGATTCAAGAGGCAAAAGAGCGCCTTGGCAAGAAACAGGCATAA
- a CDS encoding mechanosensitive ion channel family protein: MADLNTFLQLSFAGNTMGAYIMALLFFIGVYLLLQLFRKQILNRVKIIAEKTKNDFDDLLIAILQSVGSPFYLLLATAAALQFIQEPEFARSVGYWIAFVVIVYSVIKALSRVIDYFFEKIIKKRLEEGGTFDPSIIKLLKKVLKGILWVVALLLVVQNLGYDITALIAGLGIGGIAIAFALQGILSDIFASFSIYFDKPFQTGDFIIVGDEMGTIKHIGLKSTRIQTLQGEELVMSNKELTEARIHNYKTMERRRIGFRFGVVYDTPTKKLRQIPEMVKDIVAAQELADVDRVHFTEFGDFSLNFQVMYYINIPDYTAYMDTQQAINLAIKEKFEQEGIEFAYPTQTLYVKK; encoded by the coding sequence ATGGCAGACCTGAATACATTTCTCCAACTTTCTTTTGCAGGAAATACCATGGGTGCATATATCATGGCCCTTCTTTTTTTTATTGGAGTGTATCTTCTTTTGCAGCTTTTTCGCAAGCAAATACTGAATAGAGTCAAAATTATTGCAGAAAAAACAAAAAATGATTTTGATGACCTTCTTATTGCAATCCTACAATCAGTCGGTTCTCCTTTTTACCTTCTCTTGGCAACCGCAGCAGCTCTCCAGTTTATCCAGGAGCCAGAGTTTGCGAGGAGCGTAGGATATTGGATAGCCTTTGTGGTGATTGTCTACAGTGTAATAAAGGCATTGAGCAGGGTTATTGATTACTTCTTTGAAAAGATTATTAAAAAACGTCTTGAAGAGGGTGGCACATTTGATCCTTCTATCATCAAGCTTCTTAAAAAAGTGCTGAAAGGAATACTCTGGGTGGTAGCTCTCTTACTTGTTGTCCAGAATCTTGGATATGACATTACGGCTTTAATTGCAGGTCTTGGGATTGGAGGCATTGCAATAGCATTTGCTCTTCAGGGTATTCTTTCGGATATCTTTGCTTCTTTCTCCATTTACTTTGACAAGCCTTTTCAGACAGGAGATTTCATTATCGTGGGAGATGAGATGGGTACCATAAAGCACATTGGCTTAAAATCTACACGTATTCAAACACTGCAGGGCGAAGAATTGGTTATGTCCAACAAAGAGTTAACAGAAGCAAGGATACACAATTATAAGACAATGGAGAGGAGGAGAATCGGGTTTCGTTTTGGCGTGGTTTATGATACCCCCACAAAGAAGCTCAGACAGATTCCAGAGATGGTGAAAGATATCGTTGCCGCGCAAGAGTTAGCTGATGTGGATCGTGTTCATTTCACAGAGTTTGGGGATTTTAGCCTAAACTTTCAGGTGATGTATTACATAAATATCCCAGATTACACGGCATATATGGATACACAACAGGCAATCAACCTTGCCATCAAAGAGAAATTTGAGCAGGAAGGCATTGAGTTTGCATATCCTACCCAGACCCTGTACGTAAAAAAGTGA
- a CDS encoding class II fructose-bisphosphate aldolase, translating into MAQKNLKYYYQKARKGGFALPQFNFSTAEQLQGIVQAAVRLKAPLLVGTSEGDSKFLGKAQAVALVESYRKETKLPIFLNFDHGKSFDSVKEAIEAGYDAVHFDGSSYSFKENIVLTRKVVALAKKNRVSMVEGEFAEIPGKHSVFHKGKAPSFNKDSFTDPKEAREFAQKTGVDSLAILIGTVHGVYKKNPRLNLKRLQEIKKRVMCFMVLHGGSGTPRRDLLHAVKSGVVKVNISTELRAAFTNTLRATLKGKPEEVTPYKILPPSVRAVQKVAEYHIQFLGSANKI; encoded by the coding sequence ATGGCGCAAAAAAATCTCAAATACTATTACCAGAAAGCTAGAAAGGGAGGTTTTGCCCTTCCTCAGTTTAATTTCTCCACCGCAGAGCAGCTGCAGGGAATTGTGCAAGCTGCGGTAAGACTAAAAGCCCCTCTGCTGGTGGGAACGTCAGAAGGAGACAGCAAGTTTCTGGGGAAAGCGCAGGCAGTAGCTCTTGTTGAGTCCTATCGGAAAGAAACAAAGCTCCCCATTTTTTTGAACTTTGACCACGGCAAATCCTTTGATTCGGTTAAAGAGGCAATTGAAGCTGGGTACGACGCAGTGCACTTTGACGGTTCCTCGTATTCCTTTAAAGAGAATATTGTTCTCACCCGCAAGGTGGTAGCTTTGGCAAAAAAGAATCGCGTCTCAATGGTAGAAGGAGAGTTTGCGGAAATTCCGGGGAAACATTCTGTGTTTCATAAAGGGAAAGCACCGTCTTTCAACAAAGACTCTTTTACCGACCCCAAAGAGGCAAGGGAATTTGCTCAAAAGACCGGAGTTGACAGTTTAGCCATTCTTATCGGTACGGTGCATGGCGTGTACAAAAAGAATCCCCGTCTCAATCTGAAACGGTTGCAAGAAATCAAAAAACGTGTTATGTGTTTTATGGTACTGCATGGGGGGTCTGGTACTCCAAGGCGAGATCTGCTCCACGCAGTAAAGAGCGGAGTGGTGAAGGTGAATATTTCAACAGAACTGAGAGCCGCCTTTACCAACACCTTGAGAGCAACTCTGAAAGGGAAACCAGAGGAAGTTACTCCGTATAAAATATTGCCGCCAAGTGTTCGGGCGGTACAGAAAGTAGCAGAATACCATATTCAGTTTTTGGGTTCTGCAAACAAAATCTAG
- a CDS encoding 50S ribosomal protein L25, whose amino-acid sequence MLSLKGTQRKILGRKVRELRVKGEIPAVLYGPGFDPAVLSVAKKEFDAVYKEVGESSLLSLVMAAKKAPVLIRDVQRHPLSGDTIHVDFYQPRLNEKIKIMVPLSFQGEASAAADFEGTLLQNMHEVEVSSLPQDLPSEITVDVSALKTLEDRILVENLQVDSKVEILAEPDWIVAQVVPKENVEEELAKPVEDETAAVEAVKIVEEKKEEGAPAEEQKSS is encoded by the coding sequence ATGTTATCACTCAAAGGAACCCAAAGAAAAATACTTGGTAGGAAAGTGCGTGAGCTCCGAGTGAAAGGAGAGATTCCAGCCGTGTTGTATGGACCGGGATTCGACCCCGCAGTTTTGTCCGTTGCGAAAAAGGAGTTTGATGCAGTATACAAGGAGGTAGGGGAGAGTTCTCTTTTATCTCTTGTCATGGCGGCAAAAAAGGCTCCAGTCCTTATTCGAGACGTACAGCGCCACCCGCTTTCAGGTGACACCATTCATGTTGACTTTTACCAGCCGAGACTTAATGAAAAGATTAAAATCATGGTGCCCCTGAGCTTTCAAGGAGAGGCCTCTGCCGCAGCCGACTTTGAAGGTACCCTTCTTCAAAACATGCACGAGGTTGAGGTTTCCTCGTTGCCTCAAGACCTTCCTTCAGAGATTACAGTAGACGTCTCAGCGTTAAAGACTTTGGAAGACCGGATCTTGGTTGAGAATCTGCAGGTTGATTCTAAGGTGGAGATTTTGGCTGAACCCGACTGGATTGTGGCTCAGGTGGTTCCGAAAGAAAACGTGGAAGAGGAACTTGCAAAGCCCGTGGAGGACGAGACAGCTGCTGTAGAGGCGGTTAAGATTGTGGAAGAGAAGAAAGAGGAAGGGGCCCCAGCAGAGGAGCAAAAGAGCTCGTAG
- a CDS encoding lytic murein transglycosylase — MNSATKQLIGILMLAAFLLPSLFVYALTPAQEREQLEAELKALEEEIGAIEGDITKTQQEKKTLQNEISILRNKIRKLDLQIVQSNKIIGDLRGQITDTTFSISRTEEDIEVKRAQLAELLQRLYQEDQRTMVEIVLTGPTLSDFFNNLAALQSLQDRNKELLESTIDLSSYLKGQKGKLETEKSEEENFVKIQILQKQESQYLTGQNQQLLEVTKGKESEYQKLLADRQQQASAIRSRIFELIGVPEAPTFGEAVQIAEAVTQLTKVRAPFLLAVLTQESNIGKNVGQCYLKDTQTGNGETVNGTFVRRVMKPTRDVKPFLEITQELGRDPFNTAVSCPIPSVGGYGGAMGPAQFIPSTWLAYKDEIAQLKGSPADPWNIRDAFLASAVYLADVGATRQTFEYEWCAAVSYFSGNCSSRNQIRYEFYGDNVMAITRRYEQDIAALKGN; from the coding sequence ATGAACTCAGCCACAAAACAACTCATCGGTATCTTGATGCTCGCAGCATTTCTGTTGCCGAGCCTTTTTGTCTATGCCCTAACCCCAGCGCAAGAACGGGAACAGCTGGAAGCAGAGCTTAAGGCCCTGGAAGAAGAGATTGGGGCAATTGAGGGGGATATAACAAAGACCCAGCAGGAAAAGAAGACCCTGCAAAACGAGATTTCCATTTTAAGAAACAAGATACGGAAGCTTGATTTGCAGATTGTTCAGTCAAACAAAATCATTGGTGACTTAAGAGGGCAGATTACCGATACTACCTTTTCCATATCAAGAACCGAAGAGGACATTGAAGTGAAGCGAGCGCAGTTAGCAGAGCTTTTGCAAAGGTTATACCAAGAGGACCAAAGAACCATGGTGGAGATTGTTTTAACCGGTCCCACCCTGTCTGACTTTTTTAATAATTTAGCTGCCCTGCAGTCCTTGCAAGACCGCAACAAAGAGCTTTTGGAAAGTACTATTGATCTTTCCTCGTATCTTAAAGGGCAAAAAGGCAAGCTGGAAACAGAGAAGTCGGAAGAAGAGAACTTTGTGAAAATTCAGATTCTCCAAAAGCAAGAGAGTCAGTACTTAACAGGTCAGAACCAGCAGCTCTTGGAAGTGACCAAAGGAAAGGAGTCTGAATACCAAAAACTCCTAGCTGACCGTCAGCAGCAGGCAAGCGCAATACGCTCTCGCATCTTTGAACTTATCGGAGTACCAGAAGCCCCAACCTTTGGGGAGGCGGTTCAGATTGCAGAGGCTGTGACCCAGCTAACCAAGGTGAGAGCCCCCTTTTTACTGGCAGTGTTAACGCAAGAGTCTAATATTGGAAAGAATGTAGGCCAATGTTACTTAAAAGACACCCAGACCGGAAACGGGGAAACGGTTAACGGAACCTTTGTGCGCCGTGTCATGAAACCAACAAGAGACGTGAAACCTTTCTTAGAGATAACGCAGGAGCTGGGGAGAGATCCTTTCAATACTGCTGTTTCTTGCCCTATCCCTTCAGTTGGGGGATACGGAGGCGCCATGGGTCCTGCCCAGTTTATCCCTTCAACCTGGCTCGCGTACAAAGACGAGATTGCACAGTTAAAGGGAAGTCCTGCTGATCCTTGGAATATTAGGGATGCATTCTTGGCCTCTGCGGTGTACTTGGCTGATGTTGGGGCAACAAGGCAAACCTTTGAGTATGAATGGTGTGCCGCCGTCTCTTACTTTTCTGGCAACTGCTCTTCGCGAAACCAGATACGATATGAGTTCTATGGGGACAACGTGATGGCAATCACGAGAAGGTACGAACAAGACATTGCAGCCCTGAAAGGAAATTAA